In Elusimicrobiaceae bacterium, a genomic segment contains:
- a CDS encoding alpha/beta fold hydrolase → MKKYWFCIGLCLSVGLLMAQTQPQEVSLTTQDSWKVAGWYVPSKAESKTVVLLHDIGKNHQDFQTFAGKLTARGIGYLALDLRGHGSSVNKGAYRSFAKEGVDNEYNKMIRDVNAAIEFLQDKGVPEEDIMLIGVGMGANVAAKAASLWPSLGGLALLTPVTNFRDVLPIPSLRVYKGPVFIAAAADDKKTFLEASVMRNVAFLSSGEGNVTFATAYDKKGHELLDAWVSAELLQWIRTAQKPPLSPDVIEETEEKEASYEPIPASDTEEALFPSILQ, encoded by the coding sequence ATGAAAAAATATTGGTTTTGTATAGGTTTGTGTTTGAGCGTGGGTTTGTTGATGGCCCAAACACAACCGCAAGAAGTCAGTTTAACCACTCAAGACAGCTGGAAAGTGGCGGGTTGGTATGTGCCGTCAAAAGCAGAGTCTAAAACGGTCGTTTTGTTGCATGATATCGGCAAAAATCATCAGGATTTTCAAACATTTGCGGGAAAATTAACCGCACGCGGAATAGGATATTTGGCGCTGGATTTGCGCGGTCACGGTAGCAGTGTGAACAAGGGGGCATATCGTTCTTTTGCAAAAGAAGGCGTAGATAATGAATACAACAAAATGATACGAGATGTAAATGCTGCCATTGAATTTTTGCAAGATAAGGGCGTTCCGGAAGAAGATATCATGCTCATTGGTGTGGGAATGGGTGCCAATGTAGCGGCCAAAGCGGCCAGTTTGTGGCCGTCGTTAGGGGGGCTGGCATTACTAACACCGGTCACCAATTTCCGAGATGTATTGCCGATTCCTTCGCTACGTGTGTATAAAGGGCCGGTATTTATTGCGGCCGCCGCTGATGATAAAAAAACATTTTTAGAAGCCAGCGTCATGCGCAATGTGGCTTTCTTAAGCAGTGGGGAAGGAAATGTTACCTTCGCTACGGCGTATGATAAAAAAGGGCATGAACTCTTAGATGCGTGGGTGTCTGCAGAATTATTGCAATGGATACGCACTGCGCAAAAACCGCCGCTCAGTCCGGATGTTATAGAGGAAACGGAGGAAAAAGAAGCCTCCTATGAGCCAATACCAGCCTCAGACACGGAAGAAGCCTTATTTCCGTCTATCTTGCAATGA
- a CDS encoding nucleoside-diphosphate kinase: protein MEQTLILIKPDAIEKRLTGIILSRLEALGLDIVAAKAVCATEELLRTHYANLAGSPFLDGVVRFMMGDYNHLPDHRLYAFVLRGENAITKVRAALGATNPEKADPWTLRGQFGCIKNDVMQNAVHASGSAEDAAREIALWFKPEEILP, encoded by the coding sequence ATGGAACAAACATTGATTTTAATAAAACCCGATGCCATTGAAAAACGATTAACTGGCATTATTCTGAGCCGTTTAGAAGCCTTAGGTCTAGATATTGTGGCCGCCAAAGCCGTATGTGCCACCGAAGAATTATTACGAACACATTATGCCAATTTGGCAGGTTCTCCTTTTTTGGATGGAGTCGTTCGTTTTATGATGGGCGACTATAACCATTTGCCGGATCATCGCTTATATGCTTTTGTGTTACGCGGAGAAAACGCTATTACTAAAGTGAGAGCAGCTTTAGGAGCTACCAACCCGGAAAAAGCAGATCCGTGGACCTTGCGCGGTCAGTTCGGTTGTATTAAAAATGATGTCATGCAAAACGCAGTGCATGCTTCCGGCTCTGCAGAGGATGCTGCGCGCGAGATTGCTTTATGGTTTAAGCCGGAAGAAATTTTACCATGA
- a CDS encoding Gfo/Idh/MocA family oxidoreductase, translating into MSDKSSLRFGVIGAGKIGTFHTRTLAKMPGVTLVGVCDPDLMRAQKLAWEYNATPYSKMEELVGQVDAIIVAAPTHLHHQIGMYCLQHGVHTLVEKPIAVTLEEARDLIQTAKLHDRILQVGHVERFNPAVVEAVKYIENPQFITMNRLGPYDARMSNIGVILDLMIHDIDLLLTLVKSEVVSVDATGLSVFSKHEDIANVRIRFANGALADLTASRASFERARFMHLFQQDAYISVDFMNARVKLYKKEKPVITSMQDLTVEYPPVKKQLPITAEILHFIDCIKTHRTPAPSGEKGSKALELALKITDSIHRFDIPKTGHVRTPKPVQMVHDVAKAAQIMFDETFSQFKQDK; encoded by the coding sequence ATGAGCGATAAGTCTTCTCTTCGTTTTGGTGTCATTGGTGCCGGCAAAATCGGCACGTTTCATACTCGCACATTGGCTAAGATGCCCGGCGTAACTTTAGTCGGCGTGTGCGATCCGGATTTAATGCGCGCCCAAAAATTGGCGTGGGAATATAATGCTACCCCTTATTCCAAAATGGAAGAATTGGTAGGCCAAGTGGATGCCATTATCGTGGCGGCCCCCACACACTTACATCATCAAATCGGCATGTATTGTTTGCAACACGGAGTACATACCTTAGTAGAGAAACCGATTGCCGTTACCTTAGAAGAAGCACGCGATTTAATTCAAACAGCCAAATTGCATGACCGCATTTTGCAGGTCGGTCACGTGGAACGTTTTAACCCGGCGGTAGTAGAAGCCGTTAAGTATATAGAAAATCCGCAATTTATTACCATGAACCGCTTAGGGCCCTACGATGCCCGCATGTCTAATATCGGCGTCATTTTAGACTTAATGATTCATGATATCGACTTACTTTTAACTCTGGTGAAAAGTGAAGTGGTCAGCGTAGATGCCACGGGGCTAAGCGTATTTTCTAAGCATGAAGATATTGCCAACGTGCGCATCCGTTTTGCCAACGGCGCTTTGGCCGATTTAACAGCCAGCCGTGCCAGCTTTGAACGTGCACGTTTTATGCATTTATTCCAACAAGATGCTTATATTTCCGTGGACTTTATGAATGCACGAGTTAAGCTGTACAAGAAAGAAAAACCGGTTATTACCTCTATGCAAGATTTGACCGTAGAGTATCCGCCGGTAAAAAAACAGCTGCCCATCACCGCGGAAATCCTGCATTTTATCGACTGCATCAAAACACACAGAACGCCCGCTCCCAGCGGAGAAAAAGGCAGCAAAGCCTTGGAGTTGGCTTTGAAAATCACCGACAGCATCCACCGCTTTGATATCCCTAAAACCGGGCACGTGCGTACTCCCAAACCGGTGCAGATGGTGCACGACGTAGCCAAGGCCGCGCAAATTATGTTTGATGAGACTTTCAGCCAGTTTAAACAGGATAAATAA